The Phosphitispora fastidiosa genomic interval CGTTGCAGCATCGCGGTCAGGAAAGCGCCGGGATAGCAGTATCCGATGGTTCAGGTATCAGCCTGCATAAAGATATGGGCCTCGTTCCGGAGGTCTTTTCCGATGACATCCTCCAAAAGCTGCAGGGCAGAATGGCTCTTGGACATGTCCGTTATTCCACTACTGGTTCCAGTCTGGTTTTAAATGCCCAGCCCCTGGTATGTTATTATTCCAAGGGGATGATTGCCCTGGCCCATAACGGGAACCTGACAAATACTGCTGATCTGAGGGAGCGTTTGGCTCTGGAGGGGTCGGTATTTCAGTCTACTATTGACAGTGAGGTTATTGTCAACCTGATTGCCCGGTACAGCCAGGGATCCATTGAGGATGGCATTAAAATGACTATGAAACAGGTCAGGGGAGCCTATTCTCTGGCCGTCATGACCGAGGACAAACTCATCGGGGTCCGCGATCCCTGGGGGGTAAGGCCGCTCTGTATCGGGAGACTGGGTGATGCCTATATCCTGGCATCTGAATCATGTGCTCTGGATACTGTGAGCGCTGAACTGATCCGGGATGTGGAGCCCGGAGAAATTGTCATCATCAGCGAAGCCGGTCTGGTGTCACATAGGACTGAACCTGAGGAACGCAAGGGGATGTGTATTTTTGAATATATTTACCTGGCCCGTCCGGACAGCATAATTGACGGTTTTCATGTCAGTGAGGTCAGGCGTGAAATGGGAAGGCAGCTAGCGCGTGAGTATCCGGTGGATGTTGACCTGGTTATCCCGATACCCGATTCAGGCAATGCTGCTGCCAGGGGGTATGCCCTGGAGAGTGGAATACCCTTTGAAGACGGCCTGATGAAAAACCGGTATATTGGGAGGACTTTTATCCAGCCAAACCAGGCTATGAGAGATCTGGCAGTCAGGTTGAAACTGAATCCTGTGAGAAACATCCTCAAAGGCAAGCGGGTTCTCATGATTGATGACTCCATTGTCAGAGGCACTACCAGCGGGAAAATGGTCAAAATGGTACGGGATGCCGGCGTGAAGGAAGTCCATATGTGTATCAGCTCACCCCCGATAGAGTGGCCGTGCCACTACGGAATAGATACGTCTGACAGGGATGAACTGATTGCGGCCAAGCTTTCGGTTGAGGAAATAAGGAAACATATCGGCGCTGACGGTCTGCATTACCTTAGTATGGATGGTCTTCTGAAGGTTTTTGGCAGCCCGCGGAATTTCTTCTGTACCGCGTGTTTTGACGGTGATTACCCAATAAGGGTTTCAGGGCAAGCAGGCAAATTCTGCCTGGAAAACGGGAGGAAATGCAAATGAATGAAAGCAATAAGAAAGGCCTGACTTATGCCGATGCCGGTGTGGACATCAATGCCGGCGCTGAGGCTGTGGAACTGATGAAAGAACATGTGAAAAAGACCTTCCGGCCGGAGGTGATGACCGATTTAGGTGGTTTTGGAGGGCTTTTTGCCCTAAATGCCTCCAAGTATGCGGAGCCGGTCCTGGTTTCCGGTACAGATGGTGTTGGGACCAAACTGATGATCGCCTTTTTAATGGATAAACATGATACGGTCGGGATAGATGCTGTAGCCATGTGTGCCAATGATATTTTGGTACAGGGCGCTGAGCCCCTCTTTTTTCTGGACTATCTGGCAGTGGGCAAACTTGTTCCGGAACGGGTGGCAGATGTTGTCAAAGGCATAGCAGATGGGTGCCGCCAGGCGGGGTGTGCCCTGATTGGCGGGGAAACCGCCGAGATGCCCGGCTTTTACGGTGTTGATGAATATGATATTGCCGGTTTTGTGGTAGGTGTAGTTGACAGGCAGCGCATTATAGACGGGAGCACGATTGCCCCCGGTGATGCGGTAATCGGGCTGCCATCATCGGGACTCCACAGTAACGGGTATTCACTGGCCCGGAAGGTACTCCTGGAAGTCGGCGGGTTTAAGACTGATACCTACTCTGATGAACTGGGCAGGACTGTTGGTGAGGAAATGCTGGAACCTACCCGGATTTACGCCCGGCAGATTCTCCCCCTTCTGGGAAAATACGATATCAGGGGCATGGCCCATATTACGGGAGGCGGACTCACGGAGAATATCCCCAGGATACTGCCTGAGGGTACTAAGGTTGTGCTTAATCCCAAAGCATGGCCTCAGAAAGCAGTCTTTAGCCTTATCCAGAAAACCGGGGGAGTAGATATTGAAGAAATGTGCCGGACCTTTAATATGGGAATTGGAATGATAATTATTTTACCATCTGAACAGGCTGCTGCCGTGCTGGCAGACTTGGGTGCGGACGGTGAGGCGGCATACCTGATAGGGAAAGTAGCAGCAGGTGACAGGCAGGTCGAGTACAAAGCTGAGGAGGTGTAAGACGATGTCAAAATTACGCCTGGGCGTTCTGGCTTCAGGGCGTGGTTCAAATCTGCAGGCCATTATTGACAACATCGCCGCCGGAAAACTTGATGCTGAAGCTGCTGTAGTTATAAGTGACAAACCTAATGCCTTTGCCCTGGAAAGGGCCCGGAACCATGGTGTTCCGGCTGTACATATCAAACCCGCCGATTACCGGGGAAAAGAAGAATATGAAAAGGCAGTGACTGACTGCCTTAGAGAAAACCGGGCGGAGCTTGTGGTTCTGGCCGGGTATATGCGTATAGTGGGAGATGTCCTTCTGGGCGAGTATCCCAACCGGATTATGAATATCCACCCTGCACTGCTGCCATCCTTTCCGGGAGCGCATGGCCAAAGGGATGCAGTTGAATATGGGGTCAGGTACTCGGGGTGTACCGTTCACTTTGTGGATGGGGGAATGGATACAGGGCCGATTATCCTCCAGGAGGTTGTCCCGGTGCTCCAGGAGGATGATGAAGACAGCCTGGCGGCACGGATTCTGAAGGAAGAACACAAGGTTTATTCCCGGGCCATTCAGCTTTTTGCAGAAGGGAAGCTAAAGGTTGCGGGCAGAAAAGTGATTATCAGTTAGGTCTGGGAAATGACTGTAAGGGAATATGGTGAGACATTGTACCGATTTTCAGCACTGCCGCCTATGAGTCTAAGCTGCTATCCCCGGCATCAAGGCAGCGTCCCCGAACTCGATGACTCATGGGGCCAGTTTCGTGAGATGGCCGCCTCTCGTTTTGGCGAGCCAAAACTTCCCGGCGGCCTTCGTCATCTTCGGACATGCGGGGACTCCCTGCCTTGCTGCCGGTGACTTGCAGCAAGACTCATAACGGCGGCGGTGCAAGGAAAATCTTGTACAACACCTCACCATATGCCACGGTCATTTCCAGACCTAACTACTAATAATATAGATAAGCTGATGCCGGGGTTTCGAGTCCTGAGAATAGTTGAGCTTGAAGTTCATGAAGAGTTAATTATTAATAAAGAAGGACAATAATTAAAGATTGAAAAAGGGGGGTATTAATTTGAAAAAACGTGCGCTTGTCAGTCTTTCCGACAAGGCGGGCTGTGTTGAGTTTGCCCGCGAGCTGCATGAACTTGGTTTTGAAATTATCTCCACCGGGGGGACTTTTAAGACTATCAAGGAAGGCGGGGTTCCGGTTACCTATGTGACTGAAGTGACGGGCTTCCCGGAAATTCTTGATGGCAGGGTAAAGACCTTGAACCCGTATATTCACGGGGGCATTTTGGCCCGGAGAACCCCTGACCACTTGGCCCAGTTGGAAGAACACAAAATCGGGACAATTGACCTGGTTGCCGTTAACCTGTATCCCTTTAAGGAGACAATTGCCAAGCCTGATGTAACTCTGGAGGATGCCATTGAAAACATTGATATCGGCGGTCCGACCATGGTCAGGGCAGCAGCCAAGAACTGTGAGAGTGTCACTATCATTGTAAATCCGGTAAGATATGCTGAAGTCATTGCGGAACTTAAGGAAAAGGGTGAGGTTTCCCGGGAAAACAGGCTGAAGCTGGCTGCTGAGGCCTTTACCCATACAGCCGATTATGACACCCATATCAGTACATACCTCAACAAACTGGTAAAAGAGAATTAGAGGTGAATCAATTGAAGGTACTTGTGGTAGGCGGCGGAGGCCGTGAACACACACTGGTCTGGAAACTGAAGCAGAGCCCGCGGGTAAAGGAAATCTACTGTGCTCCCGGTAATGCCGGGATTGCCCTTGATGCTGCCTGTGTCGATATCGCAGCAGATGATATTGACGCCCTGCTGAGCTTTGCCCTGGCAGAGGGGATTGACCTGACGGTTGTCGGTCCGGAGGCTGCGCTGACCCTCGGAATAGTGGACAGGTTCCGGGAAAAGGGACTGAAGATATTCGGCCCGGCCCAAAAAGCTGCCGAAATAGAAGGCAGTAAGGTCCTGGCCAAGGAGATTATGTATAAGTATAATATTCCGACAGCCCATTATGCCGATTTTACTGACCCTGACAAGGCCATTGC includes:
- the purF gene encoding amidophosphoribosyltransferase, coding for MLFQTDRSNRKNNDHDKPEEECGIFGIYGPGLDVSRLTYYGLYALQHRGQESAGIAVSDGSGISLHKDMGLVPEVFSDDILQKLQGRMALGHVRYSTTGSSLVLNAQPLVCYYSKGMIALAHNGNLTNTADLRERLALEGSVFQSTIDSEVIVNLIARYSQGSIEDGIKMTMKQVRGAYSLAVMTEDKLIGVRDPWGVRPLCIGRLGDAYILASESCALDTVSAELIRDVEPGEIVIISEAGLVSHRTEPEERKGMCIFEYIYLARPDSIIDGFHVSEVRREMGRQLAREYPVDVDLVIPIPDSGNAAARGYALESGIPFEDGLMKNRYIGRTFIQPNQAMRDLAVRLKLNPVRNILKGKRVLMIDDSIVRGTTSGKMVKMVRDAGVKEVHMCISSPPIEWPCHYGIDTSDRDELIAAKLSVEEIRKHIGADGLHYLSMDGLLKVFGSPRNFFCTACFDGDYPIRVSGQAGKFCLENGRKCK
- the purM gene encoding phosphoribosylformylglycinamidine cyclo-ligase, translating into MNESNKKGLTYADAGVDINAGAEAVELMKEHVKKTFRPEVMTDLGGFGGLFALNASKYAEPVLVSGTDGVGTKLMIAFLMDKHDTVGIDAVAMCANDILVQGAEPLFFLDYLAVGKLVPERVADVVKGIADGCRQAGCALIGGETAEMPGFYGVDEYDIAGFVVGVVDRQRIIDGSTIAPGDAVIGLPSSGLHSNGYSLARKVLLEVGGFKTDTYSDELGRTVGEEMLEPTRIYARQILPLLGKYDIRGMAHITGGGLTENIPRILPEGTKVVLNPKAWPQKAVFSLIQKTGGVDIEEMCRTFNMGIGMIIILPSEQAAAVLADLGADGEAAYLIGKVAAGDRQVEYKAEEV
- the purN gene encoding phosphoribosylglycinamide formyltransferase, with product MSKLRLGVLASGRGSNLQAIIDNIAAGKLDAEAAVVISDKPNAFALERARNHGVPAVHIKPADYRGKEEYEKAVTDCLRENRAELVVLAGYMRIVGDVLLGEYPNRIMNIHPALLPSFPGAHGQRDAVEYGVRYSGCTVHFVDGGMDTGPIILQEVVPVLQEDDEDSLAARILKEEHKVYSRAIQLFAEGKLKVAGRKVIIS